The sequence ACTACGGGTTCGTCCAGGTGCACGCCGGGCTCGGCCAGACGCTGCTCGCGCTGGTGCCGCTGGCCACGCTGCTGCTCGCCGTCGCGCAGCGCCAGGAGCGCCTTCGCGTCGCGGCGGTCGTCGGTACGCTCCTCGCGCTTGCGGGGATCGCGGTGATGTCGCAGGCCCCGTTGCAGGGGTCGGTACCGCTGCTGTCATTGCTTGCCCTGGTGGGCAGCGCCTTGTGTTTCGCGGAGGCGGCGGTGCTGGTGCGCCGGTTCCCCCGTGTGCACCCGGTAGCCATGAACGCGGTGGGCATGTTGGCGGGTGGGGCGTTGCTGGTCGTCGGGTCGATGCTCGCCGGTGAGCCGCTGGTACTGCCCCAACGCGCCGCGACGTGGGTTGCGGTCGGCTATCTGGTCGTTGTTGGCTCGGTGGTGGTGTTCGTGCTCTACATCGTCGTGCTCCGCTACTGGAGCGCGTCCCGAGCGGCGTACACCTTCGTGCTCGTCCCGGTCGTCACCGTGGTGCTGTCGTGGTGGTTGGACGATGAACCAATCGGCGCCGCTCTGGTGCTCGGGGGTCTCTTGGTCTTGGCGGGGGTCTACGTCGGCGCGCTACGCCCCGCGCAGGTGCCACCGGCCCGTCCGGCGGTCCCATCGCCGGCCGAGGACGGCCGCCGCAGACGGCCGCCCGCAGGTCGGCCTTGAGGGTCTAGAGAAAAGTCTCCCAACGCCCTCAACAGCACGGACACGACGGAGCGGAACGCCGGCATGCTTCGCCCGCGTCCCGCACCGTCGCATCGCTGGTCGAGCTGGCGACCGGTCCTGGTTCCTCGTCGTCCTGGTCGTCGTCGCCCAACGGAGGCTCGACCCGAGCTCCGGTTGCCAAACCGGGGCGGCCGATACGATCTAGCTAGACGGGGGGCCAAGCAGAGAGCACTCGGGGCCACCGTGGAAGGGCCCGATCCCACGGGGACTCGGCAGGATCAGCGCGGCGGCCCCGAGTGCCGTCCTGTTAACCCTCGGGGAGGGCGGGGAATCCTCGCAGCCAGCCCTCCAGCGCCGCAGCAGCCGGTCATCTCTCCCGCCAAGAAGATCTGTCCCGACCGCTGCGGCACTGCCACCCTAGGCCTGAGCCTGTAGCTGCAAA comes from Actinomycetota bacterium and encodes:
- a CDS encoding DMT family transporter; this encodes MAANRERVALASFIIGSVLAGGNAVGVRFSNRELAPLWGAGLRFLVAAGLLVAVMAALRQPPPRGRALTGALLYGVFNFGGAFALAYYGFVQVHAGLGQTLLALVPLATLLLAVAQRQERLRVAAVVGTLLALAGIAVMSQAPLQGSVPLLSLLALVGSALCFAEAAVLVRRFPRVHPVAMNAVGMLAGGALLVVGSMLAGEPLVLPQRAATWVAVGYLVVVGSVVVFVLYIVVLRYWSASRAAYTFVLVPVVTVVLSWWLDDEPIGAALVLGGLLVLAGVYVGALRPAQVPPARPAVPSPAEDGRRRRPPAGRP